Proteins co-encoded in one Capsicum annuum cultivar UCD-10X-F1 chromosome 9, UCD10Xv1.1, whole genome shotgun sequence genomic window:
- the LOC107842753 gene encoding putative serine/threonine-protein kinase isoform X2, whose product MGWSCFGILQSYRDNKETQVQELTTNNVRLFSYNSLRSATGHFHPSNKIGGGGFGVVYKGILRDGTRVAVKCLSAESKQGTKEFLTEINIISNTRHPNLVQLIGCCVESGNRMLIYEYMENNSLSSSLLGSKGKRVTLDWPKRASICVGTASGLAFLHEEAAPPIVHRDIKANNILIDENLQPKIGDFGLAKLFPENVTHLSTRVAGTIGYLAPEYALFGQLTKKADVYSFGVLILEIISGRSSSKAAFGVDLLVLVEWVGLYFQLDVLQDSSVNVIDASQLKITRYGSLEKKAGFWISLIQI is encoded by the exons ATGGGTTGGAGTTGCTTTGGAATTTTGCAATCATACAGAGACAATAAAGAGACTCAAGTCCAAG AGCTCACCACCAACAATGTGAGGCTTTTCTCTTATAACTCATTGAGATCAGCAACAGGACACTTCCACCCATCTAACAAGAtaggaggtggtggttttggagTTGTTTATAAG GGAATTTTGAGAGATGGAACTCGTGTTGCTGTTAAATGCCTCTCTGCTGAATCAAAACAAGGGACAAAGGAATTCTTGACAGAGatcaatataatatcaaatactCGACATCCAAATCTCGTTCAGTTGATTGGTTGTTGTGTTGAGAGTGGCAATAGAATGTTGATATATGAATACATGGAGAATAACAGCCTTTCCAGTTCTTTACTTG GTTCTAAAGGTAAACGCGTTACCCTGGATTGGCCCAAGAGAGCTTCTATATGTGTAGGCACAGCATCTGGTTTAGCATTTCTTCATGAGGAAGCAGCACCGCCAATTGTTCATCGAGATATTAAGGCAAATAATATCCTTATAGATGAAAACCTTCAACCTAAAATTGGAGATTTTGGTCTGGCTAAGCTTTTTCCTGAAAATGTCACTCATCTTAGCACGCGAGTGGCAGGAACAAT AGGTTATCTTGCTCCTGAGTACGCCTTGTTTGGACAACTCACAAAAAAGGCTGATGTCTATAGTTTCGGAGTTCTTATACTTGAAATCATAAGTGGAAGAAGCAGTAGTAAAGCAGCATTTGGAGTGGATCTCTTGGTTCTGGTGGAATGGGTAGGACTATACTTTCAGCTTGATGTTCTTCAAGATTCATCAGTAAATGTTATAGATGCAAGTCAGTTAAAAATCACTAG GTATGGAAGCTTAGAGAAGAAGGCCGGCTTCTGGATATCGTTGATCCAGATCTAA
- the LOC107842753 gene encoding putative serine/threonine-protein kinase isoform X1 codes for MGWSCFGILQSYRDNKETQVQELTTNNVRLFSYNSLRSATGHFHPSNKIGGGGFGVVYKGILRDGTRVAVKCLSAESKQGTKEFLTEINIISNTRHPNLVQLIGCCVESGNRMLIYEYMENNSLSSSLLGSKGKRVTLDWPKRASICVGTASGLAFLHEEAAPPIVHRDIKANNILIDENLQPKIGDFGLAKLFPENVTHLSTRVAGTIGYLAPEYALFGQLTKKADVYSFGVLILEIISGRSSSKAAFGVDLLVLVEWVWKLREEGRLLDIVDPDLTEYSEAELLRFIKVALFCTQAAPTQRPNMKQVIEMLSREVTLNEKFLTEPGVYRQHSSKRSSYDSLQKSSSGGKTGVQSVNPFATSTKFESFPSVTQMLPR; via the exons ATGGGTTGGAGTTGCTTTGGAATTTTGCAATCATACAGAGACAATAAAGAGACTCAAGTCCAAG AGCTCACCACCAACAATGTGAGGCTTTTCTCTTATAACTCATTGAGATCAGCAACAGGACACTTCCACCCATCTAACAAGAtaggaggtggtggttttggagTTGTTTATAAG GGAATTTTGAGAGATGGAACTCGTGTTGCTGTTAAATGCCTCTCTGCTGAATCAAAACAAGGGACAAAGGAATTCTTGACAGAGatcaatataatatcaaatactCGACATCCAAATCTCGTTCAGTTGATTGGTTGTTGTGTTGAGAGTGGCAATAGAATGTTGATATATGAATACATGGAGAATAACAGCCTTTCCAGTTCTTTACTTG GTTCTAAAGGTAAACGCGTTACCCTGGATTGGCCCAAGAGAGCTTCTATATGTGTAGGCACAGCATCTGGTTTAGCATTTCTTCATGAGGAAGCAGCACCGCCAATTGTTCATCGAGATATTAAGGCAAATAATATCCTTATAGATGAAAACCTTCAACCTAAAATTGGAGATTTTGGTCTGGCTAAGCTTTTTCCTGAAAATGTCACTCATCTTAGCACGCGAGTGGCAGGAACAAT AGGTTATCTTGCTCCTGAGTACGCCTTGTTTGGACAACTCACAAAAAAGGCTGATGTCTATAGTTTCGGAGTTCTTATACTTGAAATCATAAGTGGAAGAAGCAGTAGTAAAGCAGCATTTGGAGTGGATCTCTTGGTTCTGGTGGAATGG GTATGGAAGCTTAGAGAAGAAGGCCGGCTTCTGGATATCGTTGATCCAGATCTAACAGAGTATTCAGAAGCTGAATTACTGCGCTTCATCAAAGTTGCTCTCTTTTGCACACAAGCAGCACCTACCCAGAGACCTAATATGAAACAAGTGATTGAGATGTTGTCTAGAGAAGTCACCCTTAATGAGAAGTTCTTAACTGAACCAGGAGTCTACAGACAACATAGCTCGAAACGATCAAGTTATGATAGTCTGCAGAAATCATCCTCGGGGGGGAAGACCGGGGTGCAATCTGTAAATCCTTTTGCAACATCAACAAAGTTTGAGAGTTTTCCGAGTGTCACCCAAATGCTTCCTAGATGA
- the LOC107842755 gene encoding clathrin light chain 1 isoform X2 — protein sequence MSSESVHDFEVVDKGATEDTGDHVFGSEPIMSEVQFAEENGPILPPPERMVAEEGLALREWRRLNAVRLEEKGQREKEIVREIIQEAEEYKAEYYRKWKLRCENNIAANREKEKLFLANQEKFHTEANKAYWRAIGELIPKEVPTIEKKGKKDKEKQPSIIVVKGPKPGRPTELSRMRQILVKLKHNPPEHMMSPKPSSQPEKDAKTGTETPVAAASAKSQATAAT from the exons ATGTCATCAGAGTCAGTGCACGACTTCGAGGTGGTGGACAAGGGTGCTACTGAAGACACCGGAGACCACGTTTTTGGTTCGGAGCCGATCATGTCTGAAGTTCAGTTCGCTGAAGAAAATGGACCAATTCTTCCCCCGCCGGAACGTATGGTTGCGGAGGAGGGGTTGGCCTTGAGAGAGTGGCGCCG ATTGAATGCAGTACGACTGGAGGAGAAAGGACAAAGGGAGAAAGAAATTGTTAGGGAAATAATTCAAGAAGCAGAGGAATACAAAGCAGAGTACTATAGGAAATGGAAACTTAGATGTGAGAATAACATAGCTGCTAACCGGGAGAAGGAGAAG TTATTCTTGGCAAACCAAGAGAAGTTCCACACTGAAGCTAATAAGGCTTATTGGAGGGCAATTGGAGAGCTTATCCCAAAGGAGGTCCCAACCATAGAAAAGAAGGGAAAGAAGGATAAGGAGAAGCAGCCATCCATCATTGTAGTCAAAGGACCCAAACCTGGCAGGCCAACCGAACTCTCTAGAATGCGTCAAATACTTGTGAAACTCAAACACAACCCGCCTGAGCATATGATGTCACCAAAACCATCTTCACAACCGGAAAAAGATGCAAAGACAGGAACGGAAACTCCTGTTGCAGCTGCCTCAGCTAAGTCTCAAGCTACTGCAGCAACTTGA
- the LOC107842755 gene encoding clathrin light chain 1 isoform X1, giving the protein MSSESVHDFEVVDKGATEDTGDHVFGSEPIMSEVQFAEENGPILPPPERMVAEEGLALREWRRLNAVRLEEKGQREKEIVREIIQEAEEYKAEYYRKWKLRCENNIAANREKEKLSKCAESASNLWYKLSTKVVVFWLFLANQEKFHTEANKAYWRAIGELIPKEVPTIEKKGKKDKEKQPSIIVVKGPKPGRPTELSRMRQILVKLKHNPPEHMMSPKPSSQPEKDAKTGTETPVAAASAKSQATAAT; this is encoded by the exons ATGTCATCAGAGTCAGTGCACGACTTCGAGGTGGTGGACAAGGGTGCTACTGAAGACACCGGAGACCACGTTTTTGGTTCGGAGCCGATCATGTCTGAAGTTCAGTTCGCTGAAGAAAATGGACCAATTCTTCCCCCGCCGGAACGTATGGTTGCGGAGGAGGGGTTGGCCTTGAGAGAGTGGCGCCG ATTGAATGCAGTACGACTGGAGGAGAAAGGACAAAGGGAGAAAGAAATTGTTAGGGAAATAATTCAAGAAGCAGAGGAATACAAAGCAGAGTACTATAGGAAATGGAAACTTAGATGTGAGAATAACATAGCTGCTAACCGGGAGAAGGAGAAG TTATCAAAATGTGCTGAATCTGCTTCAAACCTTTGGTACAAATTGTCTACGAAAGTAGTTGTCTTTTGG TTATTCTTGGCAAACCAAGAGAAGTTCCACACTGAAGCTAATAAGGCTTATTGGAGGGCAATTGGAGAGCTTATCCCAAAGGAGGTCCCAACCATAGAAAAGAAGGGAAAGAAGGATAAGGAGAAGCAGCCATCCATCATTGTAGTCAAAGGACCCAAACCTGGCAGGCCAACCGAACTCTCTAGAATGCGTCAAATACTTGTGAAACTCAAACACAACCCGCCTGAGCATATGATGTCACCAAAACCATCTTCACAACCGGAAAAAGATGCAAAGACAGGAACGGAAACTCCTGTTGCAGCTGCCTCAGCTAAGTCTCAAGCTACTGCAGCAACTTGA